A region of [Bacteroides] pectinophilus DNA encodes the following proteins:
- a CDS encoding DUF6077 domain-containing protein, with the protein MTLILFIAILITVPYICGCAFKCFLRDMAIDVIHTYTVGFVFMWLTFSVIQVPLVLKDAPITVITIMYPVLIALFIVVAAAKEGIKRFRHELTRHLSFKRQDILVYVMTAVIFIAIIAQIYVAAGIQESGVYNNEYTIARAVQIYSDGTLGRRVNAFTGADISGISFDMIMSSQAVFIAMISYIFRQPPLIAANLYIPVIIIPMIYMSYYMAARVLFRNKNNRCIFLIVIAMLSLYSNYSLHPAESIWNLLFINCWNPNVIACHILIPLGTYYALTAINAEFRWDRAAVQLRDEKSDKLYRSVIKNRRIFLCKRTYLVMTAAALCFTTAYGIIMGTILYACIFMYYYVSNYGGVDINIKRYAAVIMPAVIYLVLLIITSAVSHTAGSISGFWQDYTTCYKEIFSNDFKNNMYLLIFISAVMYQYLKKESSGKAACVYIPMLVFGIGVINPLIYMLFRLFAPSYCKVIFWILPINAIIAYTVVDMINAVCNTDTNRNINIAGVCLITVISIISFMPRYGYNFAWEGAATPDKISDETRQICDIIDNDGQDKNVIALNELCSQIRLCDTDIKLYYYTDNQYACNDDKDMYAYLNQDEPYLQGIVQNAKREGYNYIIFRKGILDPNWSSVQYHIWPAGSTENYDVYSIGYF; encoded by the coding sequence ATGACTTTAATTTTATTTATCGCTATATTAATAACAGTGCCTTATATATGCGGATGTGCTTTCAAATGTTTCTTAAGAGATATGGCAATAGACGTAATACATACATATACAGTCGGATTCGTATTTATGTGGCTGACGTTTTCAGTAATACAGGTCCCATTGGTCTTGAAAGATGCACCAATTACAGTGATTACAATTATGTATCCTGTGCTTATAGCCCTGTTTATCGTGGTTGCTGCAGCAAAGGAAGGAATTAAGAGATTCAGGCATGAATTAACAAGACATCTTAGCTTTAAAAGGCAGGATATATTAGTATATGTAATGACGGCGGTTATATTTATTGCAATAATTGCCCAGATATATGTTGCTGCAGGAATTCAGGAGAGTGGCGTATATAATAATGAGTACACCATAGCACGTGCAGTACAGATATATTCTGACGGAACGCTTGGCAGACGGGTTAATGCGTTCACAGGTGCAGATATATCAGGAATTTCGTTTGATATGATAATGTCATCTCAGGCTGTATTTATTGCAATGATATCTTATATATTCAGGCAGCCGCCTCTTATAGCTGCCAATCTTTATATTCCGGTGATTATCATTCCTATGATATACATGTCATATTATATGGCTGCAAGGGTGCTGTTCCGCAATAAAAACAACAGATGTATATTTCTTATTGTGATAGCTATGCTTTCTTTGTACAGTAACTATTCGCTGCATCCGGCAGAGTCAATATGGAATCTGCTCTTTATTAATTGTTGGAATCCCAATGTCATTGCATGTCATATATTAATCCCATTAGGAACTTATTACGCTTTGACAGCGATAAATGCGGAATTCCGATGGGACAGGGCAGCTGTACAGCTCAGGGATGAAAAATCAGACAAGCTGTACAGGTCGGTAATAAAAAACAGAAGAATATTTCTGTGTAAAAGAACATACCTGGTGATGACAGCAGCTGCATTATGTTTTACAACAGCTTATGGCATTATTATGGGAACTATATTATATGCCTGCATATTTATGTATTACTATGTTTCTAACTATGGTGGGGTAGATATTAACATAAAGCGATATGCTGCAGTAATCATGCCGGCTGTAATTTATCTGGTGCTGCTGATTATCACATCAGCCGTGTCGCATACTGCCGGGAGCATATCCGGATTCTGGCAGGATTATACAACATGCTATAAGGAGATATTCAGTAACGACTTTAAAAATAATATGTATCTGCTTATTTTTATATCAGCAGTGATGTACCAGTATCTAAAGAAAGAAAGTTCAGGAAAAGCGGCATGCGTGTATATTCCAATGCTTGTTTTTGGAATCGGGGTAATTAATCCGCTTATATATATGCTTTTCAGACTTTTTGCACCGTCATATTGTAAAGTTATCTTTTGGATTCTCCCTATTAATGCAATTATAGCATATACGGTGGTTGATATGATTAATGCAGTCTGTAATACGGATACAAATAGGAATATTAATATTGCAGGCGTATGTCTGATTACAGTTATAAGTATAATCAGTTTTATGCCAAGATACGGATATAACTTTGCATGGGAAGGGGCTGCTACACCTGATAAGATATCGGACGAGACAAGACAGATATGCGATATAATAGATAATGACGGGCAGGATAAGAATGTTATAGCACTTAACGAACTGTGTTCACAGATTAGGTTATGTGATACGGACATAAAGCTTTATTATTACACAGACAATCAGTATGCATGCAATGACGACAAAGACATGTATGCATATCTTAATCAGGATGAGCCATACCTTCAGGGAATCGTGCAGAATGCAAAACGTGAAGGATATAATTATATTATATTCAGGAAAGGGATTCTGGATCCGAACTGGTCATCAGTTCAGTATCATATATGGCCGGCAGGTTCTACAGAGAATTATGATGTATACAGTATAGGATATTTTTAA
- a CDS encoding acyltransferase yields the protein MNNSSKIRQSNIELLRIAAMLMIVGHHMAVHGIYHVMAGENAYSVYSMGTQLNKAFTSLFAPGGEIGVAIFFMITGYFQIKKNTFSLKKIILQSFFYGAFCTIAFGIIELLGGMAPLYVVKNIGKFAMKAVFTPITGNVWWFVTSYIIIMLLSPFINRYLNKLNKKGYIITILFIWILWYCAPYLNGAAYYPLLRGMLFYVLGAYCTCNAGKLSGTAEKTGRERAWYLILFVFTWVISAALFYKIAEYNIIAKVSPEVSMLSSIYSLINTIAVVPVCAYAIFRFFESLRLGQVNMINTIARATLGVYLIHDSDVGRQCIWKLLARPDMYYQSAIFPVMAVLTVLAVYISCTAVDLLRIRYIEPKLMNLLDKLEGIFRKKYCRSEM from the coding sequence ATGAATAATAGTTCTAAGATTAGACAGTCTAATATCGAACTTCTCAGAATAGCTGCAATGCTGATGATAGTGGGACATCATATGGCAGTACATGGAATATATCATGTAATGGCAGGTGAGAATGCATACAGTGTATACAGTATGGGAACGCAGCTGAATAAAGCATTTACAAGCCTTTTTGCTCCCGGCGGAGAGATAGGTGTTGCGATATTCTTTATGATAACAGGGTATTTTCAGATAAAGAAAAATACATTTTCACTTAAGAAAATTATATTGCAGAGTTTCTTTTACGGAGCTTTTTGTACAATTGCATTTGGAATCATTGAGCTGTTGGGCGGGATGGCTCCGTTGTATGTGGTTAAAAATATTGGAAAATTTGCGATGAAGGCTGTATTTACGCCGATAACAGGTAATGTATGGTGGTTCGTGACATCATATATAATAATTATGCTGCTGTCGCCATTTATAAACAGATATCTTAATAAATTGAACAAAAAAGGCTATATAATTACGATTTTATTTATATGGATATTATGGTATTGCGCGCCATATCTCAATGGAGCGGCATACTATCCACTTCTCCGCGGAATGCTGTTTTACGTTTTGGGCGCATATTGCACATGTAATGCAGGAAAATTATCTGGTACAGCGGAAAAGACAGGCAGGGAAAGAGCATGGTATCTGATATTGTTTGTATTTACATGGGTTATCAGTGCAGCTTTGTTTTATAAAATTGCTGAATACAATATTATTGCAAAAGTATCGCCTGAGGTATCAATGTTATCTTCCATATATTCACTTATTAATACAATTGCAGTTGTCCCTGTATGTGCATATGCAATTTTCAGATTTTTTGAATCGCTTCGTCTGGGACAGGTTAACATGATTAACACAATTGCGCGTGCAACATTGGGAGTATACCTCATACATGATTCGGATGTTGGAAGGCAATGTATATGGAAGCTGCTTGCAAGGCCTGATATGTATTATCAGTCTGCTATATTCCCGGTGATGGCAGTCCTGACAGTGCTGGCAGTGTATATATCATGTACGGCTGTTGATCTGTTACGGATAAGGTATATAGAGCCAAAGCTTATGAACCTGCTGGATAAGCTGGAAGGTATATTCAGAAAAAAGTATTGCAGATCTGAAATGTAG
- the pseC gene encoding UDP-4-amino-4,6-dideoxy-N-acetyl-beta-L-altrosamine transaminase, with amino-acid sequence MEKLAINGGSPVRTQKIFYGRQWVDEKDVEAVSKVLTGDLITCGPKVEEMERTLEKYTGAKHAVAVSNGTAALHCACIAAGVGPGDEVITTPITFAASANCALYCGATPVFADINPETYAIDPDSIRSHITDRTKAIVAVDFTGQAVQIDEIRQICDEYNLIFIEDAAHSIATKYKGKQVGSLADMTCFSFHPVKTVTGGEGGAILTNDDELYKKLVLAHTHGITRDEELMEYAPHEGPWCYEQISLGYNYRLTDFQAALIISQMSKLDAFAERRKEIVKRYDEAFADMPEIIEQKEIPESDTCRHLYIIRLNLEKLSCTRREFFDAMSAENVQCQVHYVPVYWFPYYQHLGYTKGLCPNAEKVYSEIMSIPLYPKLSDADVEDVIHAVKKVVENYRK; translated from the coding sequence ATGGAAAAGTTAGCGATTAATGGTGGAAGTCCTGTAAGGACTCAAAAGATATTTTATGGCAGACAGTGGGTAGATGAAAAGGATGTAGAAGCGGTCTCAAAGGTGCTGACAGGTGACCTGATTACGTGTGGACCTAAAGTAGAGGAGATGGAGAGAACGCTTGAAAAATATACAGGAGCTAAGCATGCAGTTGCGGTATCTAACGGAACTGCTGCATTACATTGTGCATGTATAGCTGCCGGAGTAGGTCCGGGGGATGAGGTTATAACTACGCCGATAACATTTGCTGCCAGTGCCAACTGCGCGTTATATTGTGGCGCAACACCGGTGTTTGCGGATATCAATCCTGAGACATATGCAATCGATCCTGATAGTATAAGGTCTCATATAACTGACAGGACGAAGGCCATTGTGGCAGTGGATTTTACCGGACAGGCTGTGCAGATTGATGAGATAAGGCAGATATGTGACGAATACAATCTTATATTTATAGAGGATGCCGCTCATTCAATAGCAACTAAGTATAAGGGGAAGCAGGTTGGCTCTCTTGCAGACATGACATGCTTCAGTTTCCATCCCGTTAAGACGGTTACAGGCGGAGAAGGAGGAGCAATACTTACGAATGATGATGAGCTTTATAAGAAGCTCGTTCTGGCACATACACACGGAATTACAAGAGATGAAGAGCTTATGGAGTATGCACCGCATGAGGGTCCATGGTGCTATGAACAGATATCCTTAGGATATAATTACAGACTTACGGATTTTCAGGCTGCGCTTATTATAAGCCAGATGTCAAAGCTGGATGCTTTCGCGGAACGCCGTAAGGAAATCGTAAAAAGGTATGATGAGGCATTTGCTGATATGCCGGAGATTATTGAACAGAAGGAGATTCCAGAATCAGATACATGCCGCCATTTATACATAATCAGGCTTAATCTTGAAAAGCTCTCATGTACAAGACGTGAATTCTTTGATGCAATGAGTGCTGAGAACGTACAGTGTCAGGTTCATTATGTCCCTGTATACTGGTTTCCGTATTATCAGCATCTTGGATATACGAAGGGTCTGTGTCCTAATGCTGAGAAGGTATATAGCGAGATTATGAGTATACCTCTTTATCCGAAGTTAAGTGATGCGGATGTTGAGGATGTAATACATGCAGTTAAGAAAGTTGTAGAGAATTACAGAAAGTAA
- a CDS encoding glycosyltransferase, with protein sequence MEEENTMLVEDRSVSIVVPIYKTPQYLPQCIESVLAQTYTHWQLILVDDGSPDECGEIADRYAQQHSAIQHSAIQHDAIRVIHKPNGGLSSARNAGLEAAEGEYVMFLDSDDFLEKDFLEKTIGAAVKDNLDMVVTPTRNVSARGEFIEDLKRDEYWRTFDGKEQLIRYNVTPRIYRTEFLRENGLRFSEGELMEDVVFCLAANMLTHRWRLLDYSGYCYRLNPEGIVGSFKKSGIPDNRIPYRGLREAVRLVKGKNGRRDDRILEYCTVRILVTILFVFCRKSDIKTVRHMCSYTRKLLEEYFPDFVHNPYFDVRGEENVPRFQSLAVWLFKILYRTRLLTPFAIVYTRL encoded by the coding sequence ATGGAAGAGGAAAACACAATGCTTGTCGAAGACAGATCAGTATCAATAGTAGTTCCGATATATAAGACACCGCAATATCTGCCGCAATGTATAGAATCTGTGCTGGCACAGACATATACACACTGGCAGCTTATTCTTGTTGATGACGGTTCGCCTGATGAATGTGGAGAGATAGCGGACAGATATGCACAGCAGCACAGTGCAATTCAGCACAGTGCAATTCAGCACGATGCAATTCGTGTTATACACAAGCCTAACGGAGGGCTCAGTTCGGCACGTAATGCGGGGCTTGAAGCGGCGGAAGGTGAATATGTGATGTTTCTTGACAGTGATGATTTCCTTGAGAAGGATTTCCTTGAGAAGACTATTGGGGCTGCAGTTAAGGATAACCTTGACATGGTTGTTACTCCTACAAGGAATGTATCTGCCAGAGGAGAATTTATCGAAGACCTTAAGCGGGATGAATATTGGAGAACCTTTGACGGAAAAGAGCAGCTTATCAGATATAATGTGACTCCAAGAATATACAGGACGGAGTTCCTACGGGAGAACGGATTGCGATTCAGCGAGGGAGAACTTATGGAGGATGTGGTATTCTGTCTTGCTGCCAATATGCTTACACACAGGTGGAGGCTGCTTGATTACAGCGGGTACTGTTACCGTCTTAATCCTGAGGGAATAGTTGGGAGTTTTAAAAAGAGTGGAATACCGGATAACAGGATACCGTACAGAGGATTACGTGAGGCAGTGCGTCTGGTTAAGGGTAAAAACGGGCGGAGAGATGACAGAATCCTTGAGTACTGCACGGTCCGTATCCTTGTGACGATTCTTTTTGTATTCTGCAGGAAGTCGGATATAAAGACAGTCAGACATATGTGCTCATATACAAGAAAGCTGCTTGAGGAGTATTTCCCTGATTTTGTGCATAATCCGTACTTTGATGTGCGTGGGGAAGAGAATGTGCCGCGATTCCAGAGCCTTGCCGTGTGGCTGTTTAAGATATTATACAGAACAAGGCTGCTTACGCCATTTGCAATTGTGTACACAAGATTGTAA
- a CDS encoding glycosyltransferase, protein MMKFSVIMPAYNGMHYIDAAVASVLSQSYADFEYIITDDGSTDGTRDYLEKLSKNDARVKVIFLEKNGGIGNARNTAIREADGEYLLFIDQDDFFVDGAFDMLAARLGAEADCGTNFADPAEDVYGAANCTDVLCFGMNRVREDGSLIQAFPPELSGSALRWDLCTVWTYAVRRSIIVDNGIEFPVDSMNEDMIFSLRLARYTDRIERMDECLYSHRINELSTSNNMSAKFDRYPDSRRLVFEECRNAYDASGSASDRKLIFLTALAYYYSIQFGIFRKDAPDTKLKEYRLHRQALEECFGDYLHGHSVTLFRPKCRRFIYRLVVWVSYRMEKYLGQAFFEKFILLMGR, encoded by the coding sequence ATGATGAAGTTTTCAGTGATTATGCCGGCATACAACGGAATGCATTACATAGACGCTGCGGTGGCGAGTGTATTAAGCCAGTCATATGCAGACTTTGAATATATAATAACGGATGATGGTTCCACAGACGGTACAAGGGATTATCTTGAGAAGCTCAGTAAAAATGATGCACGTGTTAAGGTAATATTTCTTGAGAAGAACGGCGGAATAGGCAATGCCCGTAATACTGCAATACGTGAGGCGGATGGAGAATATCTTTTATTCATAGATCAGGATGATTTTTTTGTGGACGGAGCATTTGACATGCTTGCAGCAAGACTGGGGGCTGAAGCTGACTGTGGGACGAATTTTGCTGATCCTGCGGAGGATGTGTATGGTGCCGCAAATTGTACGGATGTATTGTGCTTTGGCATGAACCGTGTCAGAGAAGACGGAAGCCTTATACAGGCGTTTCCACCGGAGCTTTCGGGAAGTGCATTGAGATGGGATCTGTGTACAGTGTGGACATATGCAGTAAGAAGAAGCATTATTGTGGATAACGGAATAGAATTTCCGGTAGATTCAATGAATGAGGATATGATATTCAGCCTGAGGCTTGCCAGATACACAGACAGAATAGAGCGCATGGATGAATGTCTGTACAGCCACAGGATTAATGAATTGAGTACATCTAATAATATGTCTGCTAAGTTTGACAGATATCCGGACAGCAGAAGACTTGTGTTCGAGGAGTGCAGGAATGCCTACGATGCATCAGGCAGTGCTTCAGACAGGAAGCTTATATTCCTGACGGCTCTTGCATACTACTACTCGATTCAGTTTGGAATATTCAGAAAAGACGCGCCGGACACAAAGCTTAAGGAGTACAGGCTTCACAGGCAGGCGCTGGAAGAATGCTTCGGAGATTATCTGCACGGACACAGCGTTACGCTATTCAGACCGAAGTGCAGAAGGTTTATATACAGGCTTGTTGTGTGGGTGTCATACAGAATGGAAAAGTACCTTGGACAGGCATTCTTTGAAAAGTTTATTTTACTAATGGGGAGATAA
- a CDS encoding MBOAT family protein, which translates to MLFNSYIFIFLFLPLALIGYFVLNRLGRNMYAKVFLLVMSLWFYGYFNYTYLAVIISSIAVNYAVVYLMRRYPGRKKLCLAAGLVFDIGMLFYFKYFDFFLTNVNAVFNLSFTMRNIVLPLGISFFTFQQISYVVDAYHGETDDESFLDYAVFVTFFPQLIAGPIVTHDELIPQIKDENRQRPDYGNLSKGLMIFAAGMFKKVIIADTFGGIADWGFEDIAAMSSIDAFLVMFSYTMQIYFDFSAYSDMAIGIGRMFNFELPVNFNSPYKSYSIIEFWRRWHMTLTRFLTKYIYFPLGGSRKGNIRTYVNIMIVFLVSGLWHGAAWTFVIWGALHGAAQCINRAFKTQYERLHKAFQWVLTFGFINVTWIIFRASSISDVKLFINRLLRGGMSISLEIGGAFGLKELNLFEDMLHISQYTDKIKGFNMLLFFAVTFFAVLNCRNVQEQEHKLGIFNAVITVVALVWCICSLSGVATFLYFNF; encoded by the coding sequence ATGCTGTTTAATTCATATATATTTATTTTTCTGTTCCTGCCGCTGGCACTTATCGGATATTTTGTGCTTAACAGGCTCGGACGTAATATGTATGCAAAAGTATTTCTGCTTGTAATGTCTTTGTGGTTTTACGGATATTTCAACTATACTTATCTTGCGGTCATAATATCAAGCATTGCCGTGAATTATGCAGTGGTTTATCTTATGCGCAGATATCCCGGCAGGAAAAAGCTCTGCCTTGCAGCAGGACTTGTATTCGACATAGGGATGCTGTTCTATTTCAAATATTTTGATTTTTTCTTAACCAATGTAAATGCTGTATTCAATCTCAGCTTTACCATGCGTAACATAGTCCTTCCGCTTGGAATCAGTTTCTTTACGTTCCAGCAGATATCATATGTCGTTGATGCGTATCATGGTGAGACTGATGATGAGAGCTTTTTGGACTATGCGGTGTTTGTAACATTCTTTCCACAGCTTATTGCAGGACCGATTGTGACACATGATGAGCTCATTCCGCAGATTAAGGATGAAAATCGTCAGAGACCGGACTACGGGAATCTGTCAAAGGGACTTATGATATTTGCCGCAGGTATGTTTAAAAAAGTAATAATTGCGGATACATTCGGCGGAATTGCAGATTGGGGCTTTGAAGATATTGCGGCAATGTCATCAATAGATGCGTTTCTGGTAATGTTTTCATATACTATGCAGATTTATTTTGACTTCAGTGCGTATTCGGATATGGCTATAGGAATAGGAAGAATGTTCAACTTTGAGCTTCCGGTGAATTTTAATTCCCCGTACAAATCCTATTCAATAATAGAATTCTGGAGACGCTGGCACATGACGCTTACGCGCTTCCTCACAAAGTATATATATTTCCCGCTTGGTGGCAGCCGTAAGGGCAATATAAGAACATATGTGAATATAATGATTGTTTTCCTTGTGTCGGGTCTGTGGCACGGGGCTGCGTGGACATTCGTGATATGGGGAGCACTGCACGGAGCTGCGCAATGCATTAACCGTGCATTTAAGACACAGTATGAAAGACTTCACAAGGCGTTTCAGTGGGTGCTTACATTTGGATTTATAAATGTGACATGGATTATTTTCAGGGCATCATCAATAAGTGATGTGAAGCTGTTTATAAACCGCCTGCTGCGTGGCGGAATGAGCATATCATTAGAGATTGGAGGAGCATTCGGGCTTAAGGAGCTTAATCTCTTCGAGGATATGCTTCATATATCACAATATACGGATAAGATAAAGGGCTTTAATATGCTGTTGTTTTTTGCGGTGACTTTTTTTGCGGTGCTGAACTGCCGTAATGTTCAGGAGCAGGAGCATAAGCTTGGCATATTTAATGCAGTTATTACGGTTGTGGCACTTGTATGGTGTATATGTTCATTGAGCGGTGTTGCGACATTTTTGTATTTTAATTTTTAA